From the Mauremys reevesii isolate NIE-2019 linkage group 19, ASM1616193v1, whole genome shotgun sequence genome, one window contains:
- the PPP1R26 gene encoding protein phosphatase 1 regulatory subunit 26 isoform X2 — MFLMNASPLIALQTKWESFGQSRSCRYPVCFSESEEDVTRASVSAKVQMIINNLQSQESSLGMNNDYDCITQKKRKGEKRGNRLASSTRVLQQHTKYSKRGCPADSDGTEAEDSSEFGTLLLDSDSDDSVDRDIEEAIQEYLKKKSKSIQPLPSNAECSDRTDVDRRVKRELSQNKVTSNLLPMKFKAEMVTEGFISDHVGICEKLRSASPLSISSDDSFEQSIHAEIVQFLNEKKQQETNKCVIVEDKNLEQRETQVKSMFKYNKESDNKANRSTLKQGCKALLLRHQPKLRKTSAQSKCLKSKISEEPSDFSKANQAHFKMTATSQPWVVEQNRESEGKRHFCKTEGEQIIESTHLSDSSSDDGIEEAIQLYQLEKIKKEVNPTTDFQKGVADISASLTISSTKCALAEDHKKTLSSKRREMSTKSTQFKGTGNEFNKLFKPLKKARSCASPVNKIAKCELTLQASCRADTSAELMCAEAILDISKTIMPPQMGSEDKSFAANPFFYPQSMPSSHCESDSSPVDSDDSIEQEIRAFLALKAQSENLVTKPDNLSHSVQRPLSSERNSVTGGLEPSLPKTLNLSLSRKRRLKGESKVAKQSIDNKTEGMEMGCTHAGYGNSAKMLVLQDGSGLSCHRKACEAGRSGNKETSQQLISTEFTGLVDKHVANSLMQGQSNTRELIKNTVQAQERDGTDDKSSSLDSDEDLDSAIKDLLRSKRKLKKKSKDQKIQCKKKVRFGDTETQLLDELSSLQQKDWKCKSPILLKSCLSKSRKDTKENAVRSPQNNVNGRLSKGRSESIKDLPFALQFKKECKPKPVCNQNNLESAKIKRCSLTATSATDDSSSVDSDDSIEQEIRKFLAEKAKDSANSMEIRRDNLTADSLRVTKPRANKGKTKHQLIENETNMLSGQSKKTKKVSQQIDELKSSRRTVGESAIMHDGEKSASYAENVYLHTTLELKAEQGTVWTKGLAAGPLSVKGNPLSKKSTIDPNPKSLSSTHSKGDGCKLQNYFNAKSNSKKNSTFQLKISSKFIAGLKYARDRKKSVLLNKRQNVELPLPHSSTLRTEVTLPNICALEQKSGALVQNGDLGGEGKTGIKEANFTQSLIVEETSLHITETCEKLEAAPLHVKTEADDYRKDNTLGDKQMYCSSDSNPDPQLQEPNMAAVNDDSVSVGTFIFESQNTYIKEEEGESQQDSSRQEEINVPNSSLEGKMLAQQSREADRKEDHVQETLDRSSAEFSDIAVEACTSSLVKSEVSDFLWTRSGIFPQLAVAASEDCFAGVGGRQRKCAACLKAKRKKKEKKRSLICFSGSKSNGNNKTMQRIGNNGGNEDMP, encoded by the coding sequence ATGTTTCTTATGAATGCCTCTCCTTTGATAGCTCTGCAGACAAAATGGGAATCCTTTGGACAATCAAGGAGTTGTAGATACCCTGTTTGCTTCTCTGAATCTGAAGAGGATGTTACTAGAGCATCTGTAAGTGCAAAAGTTCAGATGATCATAAACAACCTGCAAAGTCAAGAGTCTTCCCTGGGTATGAACAATGATTATGATTGTATTACACAGAAAAAACGAAAGGGAGAAAAAAGGGGTAACAGACTTGCATCTAGTACCCGGGTGCTACAACAGCACACTAAATATTCCAAGCGTGGTTGCCCTGCTGATTCTGATGGCACAGAAGCGGAAGACAGTTCAGAGTTTGGGACCCTCCTGTTGGATTCCGATAGTGATGATTCTGTTGATCGAGACATAGAGGAAGCCATTCAAGAGtacttgaaaaagaaaagcaagagtATCCAGCCATTGCCAAGCAATGCAGAGTGTTCAGATAGAACAGATGTAGACAGGAGGGTCAAAAGGGAACTCTCACAGAATAAGGTGACTAGTAATCTACTCCCTATGAAATTTaaagctgaaatggtgactgaagGCTTCATTTCTGACCATGTGGGAATTTGTGAAAAGCTACGGTCTGCTTCACCTCTGAGCATCAGTAGTGATGACTCTTTTGAACAGAGCATACATGCTGAAATTGTACAGTTCTTGAATGAAAAGAAACAGCAAGAAACTAATAAGTGTGTAATTGTGGAGGATAAAAACCTAGAACAGAGAGAAACTCAAGTGAAATCTATGTTTAAATATAACAAAGAATCAGATAACAAAGCAAATCGCAGTACTTTAAAGCAAGGATGCAAAGCACTCCTCTTAAGGCACCAGCCCAAACTAAGGAAGACCAGTGCACAATCTAAATGTTTGAAGTCTAAAATCAGTGAAGAGCCTAGTGACTTCAGTAAAGCAAACCaggcacattttaaaatgactgcTACTAGCCAACCCTGGGTTGTCGAGCAAAATAGAGAAAGTGAAGGCAAGAGACATTTCTGCAAAACCGAAGGAGAACAAATAATTGAAAGCACACACTTATCTGATTCAAGTAGTGATGATGGTATCGAAGAAGCCATTCAGCTTTATCAGCTGGAGAAAATCAAGAAAGAGGTAAATCCTACAACAGACTTCCAAAAAGGTGTGGCAGACATTTCTGCAAGCTTAACAATTAGCTCAACAAAATGTGCATTGGCAGAAGACCATAAAAAAACCTTAAGCAGCAAAAGGAGGGAGATGAGTACAAAATCTACACAATTTAAAGGCACTGGCAATGAATTTAACAAACTGTTTAAGCCGTTGAAAAAAGCCAGAAGTTGTGCATCTCCAGTAAACAAAATTGCCAAATGTGAGCTCACGTTGCAGGCTTCTTGCAGAGCAGACACATCCGCAGAACTGATGTGTGCGGAAGCCATCCTTGACATTTCCAAAACAATCATGCCACCCCAAATGGGAAGTGAGGACAAATCATTTGCAGCAAACCCTTTCTTCTATCCCCAAAGCATGCCTTCCTCCCACTGTGAAAGTGACAGCAGCCCTGTAGACAGCGATGATAGCATAGAGCAAGAAATCAGGGCTTTTTTGGCTCTCAAGGCACAGTCAGAAAATCTTGTAACAAAACCTGATAATTTGTCCCACTCTGTCCAAAGGCCCTTGTCTTCTGAGCGTAACAGTGTAACTGGCGGCCTTGAACCTTCCCTCCCCAAAACACTGAATCTATCATTGAGTCGTAAGAGGAGACTTAAAGGAGAAAGCAAAGTAGCAAAACAGAGcatagacaataaaacagaaggGATGGAGATGGGGTGTACCCATGCGGGTTATGGTAATAGCGCCAAAATGCTAGTTTTGCAAGATGGGAGTGGCCTGAGCTGTCATAGAAAAGCCTGTGAAGCTGGAAGGTCTGGTAACAAAGAAACAAGTCAGCAGCTGATCTCTACAGAATTCACTGGGCTTGTTGACAAGCACGTAGCAAACAGCCTGATGCAGGGTCAGAGTAACACAAGAGAACTGATAAAAAATACAGTCCAGGCTCAAGAGAGAGATGGTACAGATGACAAGAGCAGTTCTCTGGACAGTGATGAAGATCTTGATAGCGCTATCAAAGACCTCTTAAGGTCCAAGAGGAAACTAAAGAAAAAGTCCAAAGACCAAAAAATCCAATGCAAGAAGAAAGTCAGATTTGGTGACACAGAAACCCAGCTTTTGGATGAACTCAGTAGCCTCCAGCAAAAGGACTGGAAATGCAAAAGTCCTATTCTGCTAAAAAGCTGCCTCTCAAAATCACGTAAAGATACTAAGGAAAATGCAGTTAGAAGCCCCCAGAACAATGTCAATGGCAGGCTCTCAAAGGGAAGATCAGAAAGCATAAAGGACTTACCATTTGCTTTGCAGTTTAAAAAAGAATGTAAACCTAAACCAGTTTGCAACCAGAATAACTTGGAGTCAGCTAAAATTAAAAGATGTTCTTTGACTGCCACTTCAGCAACAGATGACAGCAGCTCTGTGGATAGCGACGACAGCATCGAACAAGAAATTAGGAAATTTTTGGCAGAAAAGGCTAAAGACTCTGCAAACAGTATGGAAATACGGAGGGATAACTTAACTGCTGACTCATTGAGAGTTACCAAACCACGTGCaaataaaggaaaaacaaagcaTCAGCTAATCGAAAATGAGACTAACATGTTATCGGGTCAGAGTAAAAAAACTAAAAAGGTATCTCAGCAAATAGATGAATTGAAAAGTTCTCGGAGAACTGTAGGAGAAAGTGCAATAATGCATGATGGTGAGAAAAGTGCATCCTACGCAGAGAACGTGTACCTCCATACTACTCTGGAGTTGAAGGCTGAGCAAGGGACAGTATGGACTAAAGGTTTAGCTGCTGGTCCTTTGTCTGTAAAAGGAAATCCATTAAGTAAAAAGAGTACTATAGACCCTAACCCGAAAAGCCTTTCATCTACACACAGCAAAGGTGATGGGTGTAAATTGCAAAATTACTTTAATGCTAAGTCTAATTCCAAAAAAAATAGCACCTTTCAGTTAAAAATTTCAAGCAAATTTATAGCTGGTCTAAAGTATGCTCGCGATAGAAAGAAATCTGTGCTTTTAAACAAAAGGCAAAATGTAGAACTTCCACTTCCCCATAGCAGCACATTAAGGACTGAGGTAACTCTCCCGAATATTTGTGCACTTGAACAAAAAAGTGGAGCACTGGTGCAAAATGGGGACCTTGGTGGAGAGGGAAAGACAGGAATAAAAGAAGCAAATTTTACTCAGAGCCTCATAGTAGAGGAGACAAGTCTCCATATAACAGAAACCTGTGAAAAACTGGAGGCTGCTCCTTTGCATGTTAAAACTGAAGCAGATGATTACAGAAAGGATAACACTTTGGGAGACAAACAGATGTATTGCAGCTCAGATTCAAATCCAGATCCCCAATTGCAGGAACCCAACATGGCAGCAGTAAATGATGACAGCGTTAGCGTAGGAACATTTATTTTTGAGAGCCAAAACACATACATTAaggaagaggaaggagagagCCAGCAAgacagcagcaggcaggaagaaATTAATGTACCCAACTCTAGTTTGGAAGGTAAAATGTTAGCCCAGCAAAGTAGGGAAGCTGATCGTAAAGAGGACCATGTTCAGGAAACTTTAGACAGAAGTTCGGCAGAATTTAGTGACATAGCTGTAGAGGCATGTACAAGTTCCCTGGTGAAAAGCGAGGTGTCAGATTt
- the PPP1R26 gene encoding protein phosphatase 1 regulatory subunit 26 isoform X4 translates to MFLMNASPLIALQTKWESFGQSRSCRYPVCFSESEEDVTRASVSAKVQMIINNLQSQESSLGMNNDYDCITQKKRKGEKRGNRLASSTRVLQQHTKYSKRGCPADSDGTEAEDSSEFGTLLLDSDSDDSVDRDIEEAIQEYLKKKSKSIQPLPSNAECSDRTDVDRRVKRELSQNKVTSNLLPMKFKAEMVTEGFISDHVGICEKLRSASPLSISSDDSFEQSIHAEIVQFLNEKKQQETNKCVIVEDKNLEQRETQVKSMFKYNKESDNKANRSTLKQGCKALLLRHQPKLRKTSAQSKCLKSKISEEPSDFSKANQAHFKMTATSQPWVVEQNRESEGKRHFCKTEGEQIIESTHLSDSSSDDGIEEAIQLYQLEKIKKEVNPTTDFQKGVADISASLTISSTKCALAEDHKKTLSSKRREMSTKSTQFKGTGNEFNKLFKPLKKARSCASPVNKIAKCELTLQASCRADTSAELMCAEAILDISKTIMPPQMGSEDKSFAANPFFYPQSMPSSHCESDSSPVDSDDSIEQEIRAFLALKAQSENLVTKPDNLSHSVQRPLSSERNSVTGGLEPSLPKTLNLSLSRKRRLKGESKVAKQSIDNKTEGMEMGCTHAGYGNSAKMLVLQDGSGLSCHRKACEAGRSGNKETSQQLISTEFTGLVDKHVANSLMQGQSNTRELIKNTVQAQERDGTDDKSSSLDSDEDLDSAIKDLLRSKRKLKKKSKDQKIQCKKKVRFGDTETQLLDELSSLQQKDWKCKSPILLKSCLSKSRKDTKENAVRSPQNNVNGRLSKGRSESIKDLPFALQFKKECKPKPVCNQNNLESAKIKRCSLTATSATDDSSSVDSDDSIEQEIRKFLAEKAKDSANSMEIRRDNLTADSLRVTKPRANKGKTKHQLIENETNMLSGQSKKTKKVSQQIDELKSSRRTVGESAIMHDGEKSASYAENVYLHTTLELKAEQGTVWTKGLAAGPLSVKGNPLSKKSTIDPNPKSLSSTHSKGDGCKLQNYFNAKSNSKKNSTFQLKISSKFIAGLKYARDRKKSVLLNKRQNVELPLPHSSTLRTEVTLPNICALEQKSGALVQNGDLGGEGKTGIKEANFTQSLIVEETSLHITETCEKLEAAPLHVKTEADDYRKDNTLGDKQMYCSSDSNPDPQLQEPNMAAVNDDSVSVGTFIFESQNTYIKEEEGESQQDSSRQEEINVPNSSLEGKMLAQQSREADRKEDHVQETLDRSSAEFSDIAVEACTSSLVKSEVSDLKCAACLKAKRKKKEKKRSLICFSGSKSNGNNKTMQRIGNNGGNEDMP, encoded by the coding sequence ATGTTTCTTATGAATGCCTCTCCTTTGATAGCTCTGCAGACAAAATGGGAATCCTTTGGACAATCAAGGAGTTGTAGATACCCTGTTTGCTTCTCTGAATCTGAAGAGGATGTTACTAGAGCATCTGTAAGTGCAAAAGTTCAGATGATCATAAACAACCTGCAAAGTCAAGAGTCTTCCCTGGGTATGAACAATGATTATGATTGTATTACACAGAAAAAACGAAAGGGAGAAAAAAGGGGTAACAGACTTGCATCTAGTACCCGGGTGCTACAACAGCACACTAAATATTCCAAGCGTGGTTGCCCTGCTGATTCTGATGGCACAGAAGCGGAAGACAGTTCAGAGTTTGGGACCCTCCTGTTGGATTCCGATAGTGATGATTCTGTTGATCGAGACATAGAGGAAGCCATTCAAGAGtacttgaaaaagaaaagcaagagtATCCAGCCATTGCCAAGCAATGCAGAGTGTTCAGATAGAACAGATGTAGACAGGAGGGTCAAAAGGGAACTCTCACAGAATAAGGTGACTAGTAATCTACTCCCTATGAAATTTaaagctgaaatggtgactgaagGCTTCATTTCTGACCATGTGGGAATTTGTGAAAAGCTACGGTCTGCTTCACCTCTGAGCATCAGTAGTGATGACTCTTTTGAACAGAGCATACATGCTGAAATTGTACAGTTCTTGAATGAAAAGAAACAGCAAGAAACTAATAAGTGTGTAATTGTGGAGGATAAAAACCTAGAACAGAGAGAAACTCAAGTGAAATCTATGTTTAAATATAACAAAGAATCAGATAACAAAGCAAATCGCAGTACTTTAAAGCAAGGATGCAAAGCACTCCTCTTAAGGCACCAGCCCAAACTAAGGAAGACCAGTGCACAATCTAAATGTTTGAAGTCTAAAATCAGTGAAGAGCCTAGTGACTTCAGTAAAGCAAACCaggcacattttaaaatgactgcTACTAGCCAACCCTGGGTTGTCGAGCAAAATAGAGAAAGTGAAGGCAAGAGACATTTCTGCAAAACCGAAGGAGAACAAATAATTGAAAGCACACACTTATCTGATTCAAGTAGTGATGATGGTATCGAAGAAGCCATTCAGCTTTATCAGCTGGAGAAAATCAAGAAAGAGGTAAATCCTACAACAGACTTCCAAAAAGGTGTGGCAGACATTTCTGCAAGCTTAACAATTAGCTCAACAAAATGTGCATTGGCAGAAGACCATAAAAAAACCTTAAGCAGCAAAAGGAGGGAGATGAGTACAAAATCTACACAATTTAAAGGCACTGGCAATGAATTTAACAAACTGTTTAAGCCGTTGAAAAAAGCCAGAAGTTGTGCATCTCCAGTAAACAAAATTGCCAAATGTGAGCTCACGTTGCAGGCTTCTTGCAGAGCAGACACATCCGCAGAACTGATGTGTGCGGAAGCCATCCTTGACATTTCCAAAACAATCATGCCACCCCAAATGGGAAGTGAGGACAAATCATTTGCAGCAAACCCTTTCTTCTATCCCCAAAGCATGCCTTCCTCCCACTGTGAAAGTGACAGCAGCCCTGTAGACAGCGATGATAGCATAGAGCAAGAAATCAGGGCTTTTTTGGCTCTCAAGGCACAGTCAGAAAATCTTGTAACAAAACCTGATAATTTGTCCCACTCTGTCCAAAGGCCCTTGTCTTCTGAGCGTAACAGTGTAACTGGCGGCCTTGAACCTTCCCTCCCCAAAACACTGAATCTATCATTGAGTCGTAAGAGGAGACTTAAAGGAGAAAGCAAAGTAGCAAAACAGAGcatagacaataaaacagaaggGATGGAGATGGGGTGTACCCATGCGGGTTATGGTAATAGCGCCAAAATGCTAGTTTTGCAAGATGGGAGTGGCCTGAGCTGTCATAGAAAAGCCTGTGAAGCTGGAAGGTCTGGTAACAAAGAAACAAGTCAGCAGCTGATCTCTACAGAATTCACTGGGCTTGTTGACAAGCACGTAGCAAACAGCCTGATGCAGGGTCAGAGTAACACAAGAGAACTGATAAAAAATACAGTCCAGGCTCAAGAGAGAGATGGTACAGATGACAAGAGCAGTTCTCTGGACAGTGATGAAGATCTTGATAGCGCTATCAAAGACCTCTTAAGGTCCAAGAGGAAACTAAAGAAAAAGTCCAAAGACCAAAAAATCCAATGCAAGAAGAAAGTCAGATTTGGTGACACAGAAACCCAGCTTTTGGATGAACTCAGTAGCCTCCAGCAAAAGGACTGGAAATGCAAAAGTCCTATTCTGCTAAAAAGCTGCCTCTCAAAATCACGTAAAGATACTAAGGAAAATGCAGTTAGAAGCCCCCAGAACAATGTCAATGGCAGGCTCTCAAAGGGAAGATCAGAAAGCATAAAGGACTTACCATTTGCTTTGCAGTTTAAAAAAGAATGTAAACCTAAACCAGTTTGCAACCAGAATAACTTGGAGTCAGCTAAAATTAAAAGATGTTCTTTGACTGCCACTTCAGCAACAGATGACAGCAGCTCTGTGGATAGCGACGACAGCATCGAACAAGAAATTAGGAAATTTTTGGCAGAAAAGGCTAAAGACTCTGCAAACAGTATGGAAATACGGAGGGATAACTTAACTGCTGACTCATTGAGAGTTACCAAACCACGTGCaaataaaggaaaaacaaagcaTCAGCTAATCGAAAATGAGACTAACATGTTATCGGGTCAGAGTAAAAAAACTAAAAAGGTATCTCAGCAAATAGATGAATTGAAAAGTTCTCGGAGAACTGTAGGAGAAAGTGCAATAATGCATGATGGTGAGAAAAGTGCATCCTACGCAGAGAACGTGTACCTCCATACTACTCTGGAGTTGAAGGCTGAGCAAGGGACAGTATGGACTAAAGGTTTAGCTGCTGGTCCTTTGTCTGTAAAAGGAAATCCATTAAGTAAAAAGAGTACTATAGACCCTAACCCGAAAAGCCTTTCATCTACACACAGCAAAGGTGATGGGTGTAAATTGCAAAATTACTTTAATGCTAAGTCTAATTCCAAAAAAAATAGCACCTTTCAGTTAAAAATTTCAAGCAAATTTATAGCTGGTCTAAAGTATGCTCGCGATAGAAAGAAATCTGTGCTTTTAAACAAAAGGCAAAATGTAGAACTTCCACTTCCCCATAGCAGCACATTAAGGACTGAGGTAACTCTCCCGAATATTTGTGCACTTGAACAAAAAAGTGGAGCACTGGTGCAAAATGGGGACCTTGGTGGAGAGGGAAAGACAGGAATAAAAGAAGCAAATTTTACTCAGAGCCTCATAGTAGAGGAGACAAGTCTCCATATAACAGAAACCTGTGAAAAACTGGAGGCTGCTCCTTTGCATGTTAAAACTGAAGCAGATGATTACAGAAAGGATAACACTTTGGGAGACAAACAGATGTATTGCAGCTCAGATTCAAATCCAGATCCCCAATTGCAGGAACCCAACATGGCAGCAGTAAATGATGACAGCGTTAGCGTAGGAACATTTATTTTTGAGAGCCAAAACACATACATTAaggaagaggaaggagagagCCAGCAAgacagcagcaggcaggaagaaATTAATGTACCCAACTCTAGTTTGGAAGGTAAAATGTTAGCCCAGCAAAGTAGGGAAGCTGATCGTAAAGAGGACCATGTTCAGGAAACTTTAGACAGAAGTTCGGCAGAATTTAGTGACATAGCTGTAGAGGCATGTACAAGTTCCCTGGTGAAAAGCGAGGTGTCAGATTt